In the genome of Chloroflexaceae bacterium, one region contains:
- a CDS encoding FHA domain-containing protein produces MSDAMPCARLLALDSEIVITHSYALTGDACSLGRAPGCDLVVQHPLVSRLHARIERNGMHFLLVDAGSVNGTFINGRRLSAPHLLRHDDEIGLGSARPILRFDDPEATEAAASRLRYDDRQMRFLIGDQAVALTPMQVRLLRFLYEHAGEVCSRDSCARAIWGDAYRPGDEAAALDQQLAEVRRRLRAADPQGAGNLIVNRRGLGYVLNLEE; encoded by the coding sequence ATGAGCGATGCCATGCCCTGCGCCAGGCTCCTGGCGCTCGATTCTGAGATTGTGATCACACACAGCTATGCATTGACGGGAGACGCTTGCTCGCTGGGGCGGGCGCCCGGCTGCGACCTGGTCGTACAGCACCCCCTGGTCTCGCGCCTGCATGCCCGGATCGAGCGCAACGGGATGCACTTCCTGCTGGTGGATGCCGGCAGCGTCAATGGCACGTTCATCAACGGGCGACGCCTGAGCGCCCCGCACCTGTTGCGCCACGACGATGAGATCGGCCTGGGCAGCGCCCGGCCCATCCTGCGCTTCGATGATCCCGAAGCCACGGAAGCCGCTGCGAGCCGCCTGCGCTACGATGATCGCCAGATGCGCTTTCTGATCGGCGATCAGGCAGTTGCTCTCACCCCGATGCAGGTGCGCCTGCTGCGTTTCCTCTACGAGCACGCCGGGGAGGTGTGCTCGCGCGACAGTTGCGCGCGGGCCATCTGGGGCGACGCCTACCGTCCCGGCGACGAGGCTGCGGCGCTGGATCAGCAGCTTGCCGAGGTGCGCAGGCGCCTGCGCGCCGCCGACCCTCAGGGCGCCGGGAATCTGATTGTCAACCGCCGGGGCCTGGGCTATGTGCTCAATCTTGAGGAGTAA
- a CDS encoding ribonuclease HI family protein yields MGAAMNHALLLVQVDGTPGSPPRGVAGIGVVVRGPRGNLICTRCLQAPAATNHEAEYQAVIAGLHLMLTRYPGVAVRCMSDSQVVVNQLCGRAAVRAEGVRRLFEQARALCARLSALELIAIPRELNRVADALAWEALGGRRAIVGFCRQRV; encoded by the coding sequence ATGGGTGCTGCGATGAACCACGCTTTGCTTCTGGTGCAGGTGGATGGCACGCCCGGTTCCCCGCCGCGGGGCGTCGCGGGCATTGGCGTGGTCGTGCGCGGCCCCCGCGGCAATCTGATCTGTACGCGCTGCCTGCAGGCGCCGGCCGCCACGAACCACGAGGCCGAGTACCAGGCGGTGATAGCCGGTCTCCATCTCATGCTGACCCGCTATCCGGGAGTGGCGGTGCGCTGCATGAGCGACAGCCAGGTGGTAGTTAACCAGCTCTGCGGTCGCGCCGCGGTGCGTGCGGAGGGCGTGCGGCGGCTGTTCGAGCAGGCCCGGGCGCTGTGCGCGCGCCTGAGCGCGCTGGAACTGATTGCCATTCCCCGCGAGTTGAACCGTGTCGCCGACGCCCTGGCATGGGAGGCCCTTGGCGGTCGCCGGGCGATCGTGGGCTTTTGTCGCCAGCGGGTGTAG
- a CDS encoding serine/threonine protein kinase produces MTIQPGVTLNQRYTIRRAISEQGGFGATYLATDAVERREVVIKVSKTAGDIEQNALLRELQLLKSLEHPRLPRVYDGFFHQGQLCVAMQYIPGRDVSSYVVPRGPDRRADPPDRPTALRWISQTLEALAYLHERGIVHRDVKPSNLRVHMETGEIFLLDFGLSQSLAQTAIRAHSPRFSPPEQYDPDADPTPASDVYSVGATLYLLLTGYEPPFRDDHNDRTVRLPSEESQSIPIELEHVVLKAMSYDPADRFPDAQAMLDELRRLGYAWPPAQQPVTASMSTTFLAPTQPAAADASADDPLPRGGTAMLPIGQTIKERYQIRELLSARGGFGTTYRAFDVERGQEVVIKASKTADDSKQDALLEERELLRQLSHERLPKVYDAFFFDGQLCISMEYIRGRDVASYLRQGPPDLPTALRWMRQLLEALTYLHGREIVHCDVKPENLRVHHLSGELYLLDFGISRRHNRLVVRGYTRHFSAPEQRRPGAPITPAADVYAAGAVLYNLLVGEPPPDRAPDESKPILLPAATPVPPNLERIVLKALMPNPADRYPNARAMLEDLRRVRLPVRSFTPARTVWAGLTVVLAVGLGLAIANLTRLSAGSPSPAPTAATASVAATLPAAVTEGPVAIPNPTPEEPAPPTVPAPTPTLGTPTPASSVSTATPPEPVETPTATPPPFVVSRFEIPDQGDRDFVFVGRLPLQFVLIGERLTGIRTVTLQPAPASDNRPAIGLIVQRAEPGRLDLRLNRLPDGFRSGQYDLLLNGLPAGVTLRLQDYLRESRILGIKYDYRHLAAIRPLPSYRFQGQDIPGPFGLLCLRPDESSRGSYLRNGDLLEILDTTSYPGWYRVRVKENFDPNLIGYEGWVLAWVVEDTPPDPPAPGAIQVSWNIRGEKVENVIEDLAQRGIPRENIIVDLQDRERIPEVFDRYKANQVVSSEPPEGGWVLPGARVVLGVRAP; encoded by the coding sequence ATGACCATTCAGCCAGGCGTAACGCTTAACCAACGCTACACCATTCGCCGCGCGATCAGCGAACAGGGCGGTTTTGGCGCCACCTATCTGGCCACTGATGCCGTCGAGCGGCGCGAGGTGGTGATCAAGGTCAGTAAAACGGCGGGCGATATCGAGCAGAACGCCCTGCTGCGAGAACTCCAGTTGCTCAAGAGCCTGGAGCACCCCCGGCTGCCCAGGGTGTACGACGGGTTCTTTCACCAGGGACAGCTCTGCGTCGCGATGCAGTACATCCCCGGTCGCGACGTGTCGAGCTACGTTGTACCTCGCGGCCCCGATCGGCGCGCCGATCCTCCCGACCGGCCCACCGCCCTGCGCTGGATCAGCCAGACCCTCGAGGCCCTGGCCTACCTCCACGAGCGGGGGATCGTCCATCGCGATGTCAAGCCCTCGAACCTGCGCGTACATATGGAGACAGGGGAGATCTTTCTGCTTGATTTCGGCCTGTCCCAGTCCCTTGCGCAAACGGCCATCCGCGCCCACTCGCCGCGCTTCTCTCCTCCCGAACAGTACGACCCCGATGCCGACCCTACCCCGGCCAGCGATGTCTACTCCGTTGGCGCCACCCTGTACCTGCTCCTGACCGGCTACGAGCCGCCGTTCCGCGACGATCACAACGACCGCACCGTGCGGCTCCCCAGCGAGGAGAGCCAGTCCATCCCCATCGAACTCGAACACGTGGTGCTCAAGGCGATGAGCTACGATCCGGCCGACCGCTTCCCCGACGCGCAGGCCATGCTCGATGAGTTGCGGCGCCTTGGCTATGCCTGGCCCCCCGCACAACAGCCGGTCACCGCCTCCATGTCCACCACGTTCCTGGCGCCAACCCAGCCAGCCGCCGCGGATGCATCTGCGGATGACCCGCTGCCCCGGGGCGGGACGGCGATGCTGCCCATCGGACAGACGATCAAGGAACGCTATCAGATTCGCGAATTGCTCAGCGCCCGGGGGGGCTTTGGCACCACCTACCGCGCCTTCGATGTCGAGCGCGGTCAGGAGGTGGTGATCAAGGCCAGCAAGACCGCCGACGATAGCAAGCAGGACGCCCTGCTCGAAGAGCGCGAGTTGCTGCGCCAGCTCAGCCACGAACGGCTGCCAAAGGTCTACGATGCGTTCTTTTTCGACGGGCAGCTCTGCATTTCGATGGAGTACATCCGCGGGCGCGATGTGGCGAGCTATCTCCGCCAGGGTCCCCCGGATCTGCCTACGGCCCTCCGCTGGATGCGCCAGCTCCTCGAGGCCCTGACCTACCTCCACGGCCGCGAGATCGTTCACTGTGACGTGAAGCCCGAGAATCTGCGCGTCCATCACCTCAGCGGCGAACTCTACCTGCTCGACTTCGGCATCTCCCGGCGCCACAATCGCCTGGTCGTGCGGGGTTACACGCGGCATTTCTCCGCGCCCGAACAGCGCCGGCCCGGCGCGCCCATCACCCCCGCCGCCGATGTGTACGCCGCTGGCGCGGTGCTCTACAACTTGCTGGTTGGCGAGCCCCCGCCCGATCGCGCCCCCGACGAGAGCAAGCCCATTCTGCTGCCGGCGGCCACCCCGGTTCCGCCTAACCTGGAGCGCATCGTGCTCAAGGCGCTGATGCCCAATCCGGCTGATCGCTACCCGAACGCCCGGGCCATGCTCGAAGACCTGCGGCGGGTGCGCCTGCCCGTGCGCTCCTTCACCCCGGCGCGCACGGTCTGGGCCGGGCTGACGGTGGTGCTGGCCGTCGGCCTGGGGCTGGCCATTGCGAACCTTACCCGCCTTTCCGCCGGATCGCCCTCACCAGCGCCGACCGCCGCCACAGCGAGCGTCGCCGCCACCCTGCCCGCAGCGGTCACCGAAGGCCCGGTAGCCATTCCCAACCCGACCCCGGAGGAGCCAGCCCCCCCCACCGTTCCCGCCCCCACCCCCACCCTTGGCACGCCCACGCCCGCCAGCAGCGTTTCCACCGCGACGCCCCCCGAGCCAGTCGAGACGCCTACCGCAACCCCGCCGCCCTTCGTTGTGTCGCGCTTCGAGATCCCCGATCAGGGCGACCGCGACTTCGTCTTTGTGGGCCGGTTGCCGCTGCAATTCGTCCTGATCGGCGAACGGTTAACCGGCATCCGCACCGTCACCCTGCAACCCGCCCCGGCCAGCGACAACCGCCCCGCCATCGGGCTGATCGTCCAGCGCGCCGAACCGGGCCGGCTCGACCTGCGCCTCAACCGGCTGCCCGACGGCTTTCGCAGCGGCCAGTACGACCTGCTGCTCAACGGGCTGCCCGCTGGCGTGACCCTGCGGCTCCAGGATTACCTGCGCGAGAGCCGCATCCTCGGCATCAAGTACGACTACCGCCACCTGGCCGCCATCCGGCCCCTGCCCAGCTACCGCTTCCAGGGGCAGGACATCCCTGGCCCGTTCGGGCTGCTCTGCCTGCGGCCCGACGAGTCATCGCGCGGCAGCTACCTGCGCAACGGCGACCTGCTCGAGATCCTCGACACGACCAGCTATCCCGGCTGGTACCGCGTGCGGGTGAAGGAAAACTTCGACCCCAACCTGATCGGCTACGAGGGCTGGGTGCTGGCCTGGGTGGTGGAGGACACGCCCCCCGATCCGCCGGCGCCGGGGGCCATCCAGGTTTCGTGGAACATTCGGGGCGAGAAGGTCGAGAACGTGATCGAGGATCTGGCGCAGCGCGGCATCCCCCGCGAGAACATTATCGTGGACCTGCAGGACCGCGAGCGCATCCCCGAGGTCTTCGACCGCTACAAGGCCAACCAGGTGGTCAGCTCCGAACCGCCGGAGGGCGGCTGGGTGCTGCCCGGCGCGCGGGTGGTGCTCGGCGTGCGGGCGCCGTAA
- a CDS encoding four helix bundle protein produces MSRKAVTHEDLLVYQRAFDLAMRLFEVSKQFPQQERYSLTDQLRRSSRSVCANLAEAWRKRRYRAAFLSKLTDVEGELAETQTWLSFANHCGYLSSEDTNLLHQGYADVARTIANMVLRVDEWLLPNP; encoded by the coding sequence ATGTCACGAAAAGCTGTAACCCATGAGGACTTGCTTGTCTATCAGCGCGCCTTTGATCTCGCGATGCGCCTGTTTGAAGTCAGCAAGCAGTTTCCCCAACAAGAACGGTACAGTCTGACCGACCAGCTACGGCGCTCGTCCCGTTCCGTATGCGCCAACCTGGCCGAAGCGTGGCGCAAGCGGCGGTACCGGGCGGCGTTTTTGAGCAAGTTGACCGATGTTGAAGGCGAACTGGCCGAAACGCAGACCTGGCTGTCCTTTGCAAATCACTGTGGCTATCTGTCCAGCGAAGACACGAACCTGCTGCATCAGGGTTATGCCGACGTCGCTCGCACGATCGCGAATATGGTTCTCCGCGTGGATGAATGGCTGCTGCCCAATCCGTGA
- a CDS encoding Uma2 family endonuclease, producing MITDILPIAGPATHLPPPPGGRWTVADYEQLPDDGQRYELINGDLRMAPAPTPDHQNASGLIFYHLMQHVQLAGHGRVFAAPIDVQLGPATIVQPDLIVILHGGAATITTQRIVGPPDLVVEVVSPATASYDRREKRDLYAAAGVREYWIADPGHRVVELLTLAGSLYRAEHVYRGQAVIPSTIIPGWNVATGRLFG from the coding sequence ATGATCACCGATATTCTCCCCATCGCCGGGCCGGCCACCCACCTGCCCCCGCCCCCCGGCGGGCGCTGGACGGTCGCCGACTACGAGCAACTCCCCGACGACGGCCAGCGTTACGAACTGATCAATGGAGACCTCCGCATGGCCCCCGCGCCCACCCCTGATCACCAGAACGCCAGCGGCCTGATCTTCTACCATCTGATGCAGCACGTCCAGCTTGCCGGCCACGGGCGGGTCTTCGCGGCGCCGATTGACGTGCAACTCGGCCCCGCCACCATCGTGCAGCCCGACCTCATCGTCATCCTGCACGGCGGGGCGGCGACGATCACCACGCAGCGCATCGTCGGCCCGCCTGACCTGGTGGTGGAGGTGGTCTCCCCCGCCACGGCCAGCTACGACCGGCGCGAGAAGCGCGACCTCTACGCCGCCGCGGGGGTGCGCGAGTACTGGATCGCCGACCCCGGCCACCGCGTCGTGGAACTGCTCACCCTGGCCGGCAGCCTCTACCGCGCCGAGCACGTCTACCGCGGGCAGGCGGTCATCCCCTCCACCATCATCCCCGGCTGGAACGTGGCGACCGGGCGGCTATTCGGGTAG
- a CDS encoding Uma2 family endonuclease — MVHDRRVHGVPALIVEVLSPSNPAQDLVVKRGAYARAGLPEYWIVRPVERDVLVLSAPDPAAGDYRQETRVAPDGELISPTLPFKAPIAAFFAGAPDETP, encoded by the coding sequence ATCGTCCACGACCGGCGCGTTCACGGCGTTCCGGCGTTGATCGTCGAGGTGCTCTCGCCGAGCAACCCGGCCCAGGATCTAGTGGTGAAGCGGGGCGCCTATGCGCGGGCCGGCCTGCCTGAGTACTGGATCGTTCGCCCGGTGGAGCGCGATGTACTGGTCCTCAGCGCGCCCGACCCCGCCGCCGGCGACTACCGCCAGGAGACCCGCGTCGCCCCCGACGGCGAGCTTATCTCCCCGACGCTGCCCTTCAAAGCACCTATCGCCGCCTTCTTCGCCGGCGCCCCCGATGAGACGCCGTAA
- the csx15 gene encoding CRISPR-associated protein Csx15: MPVLVLNYSHPLTEAQLATVAGIVGEAPEVRDLAAHIDRARPLAEVSRELADAAGLTSQQWQTLPLALNPPALAPVALALIAEIHGRIGHFPAILNVRPIEGSVPTRYEVAEVVNLQALRDAARTRR, encoded by the coding sequence ATGCCGGTTCTTGTGCTGAATTACTCGCATCCGCTCACCGAAGCTCAGTTGGCCACTGTTGCCGGGATCGTTGGCGAGGCGCCGGAGGTGCGCGACCTGGCTGCTCACATTGACCGCGCTCGCCCGCTGGCCGAGGTGTCCCGCGAGCTGGCCGATGCTGCCGGTCTCACCTCCCAGCAGTGGCAGACTCTTCCGCTGGCGCTTAACCCGCCGGCGCTGGCGCCGGTGGCGCTGGCGCTGATTGCCGAGATCCACGGGCGGATTGGACATTTTCCCGCCATCCTGAACGTTCGGCCCATCGAGGGGAGCGTGCCGACGCGCTACGAGGTGGCTGAGGTGGTGAACCTGCAGGCCCTGCGCGACGCGGCGCGAACGCGAAGGTAG
- the csx2 gene encoding TIGR02221 family CRISPR-associated protein, with the protein MTTLISFLGATDYRDTIYVYDSRKSHATRYMADAAIALFDPPPRRLLVVVTEEARTKHLEALIEKLRGVIEPEPVLIPSGQSEREQWEIFEQIAARINKNEELIFDITNGFRSIPVLALLIAAYVRVARQATVRHLIYGAFDARNAQNESPVFDLTPLAALLDWTTATDAFLKYGRADALRDLVQQRAHELSTSNQLAQLLHQLTAALQASRPAEVMRTASALPEALAAFGNPEGADAAARPLGLLLGTIEQEYGQMALAQPHAPDLAREVIVKQLEMIEWYVAKGLYVQAFTLTREWLVSVVLVTADGGPYDLYSENDRQLAEAAVNGRNRTPGHAALPVPAPILSAGQQPAIRDLWGKCRALRNDLAHAGMRRNAERAEQVAERVREVCSRLRPTLKELGFEV; encoded by the coding sequence ATGACGACCCTGATCTCGTTCCTGGGCGCGACCGACTACCGTGATACGATCTACGTCTATGATTCGCGCAAGAGCCATGCCACGCGCTATATGGCCGATGCGGCCATAGCCTTGTTTGACCCCCCGCCCCGTCGCTTGCTCGTTGTGGTGACCGAGGAAGCCCGAACGAAACATTTAGAAGCATTGATCGAGAAGCTGCGCGGGGTGATTGAACCTGAACCGGTCCTGATCCCATCAGGTCAATCGGAACGTGAACAATGGGAGATCTTTGAACAGATCGCTGCAAGGATCAACAAGAATGAAGAGTTGATCTTCGATATTACCAACGGCTTTCGCTCCATTCCTGTGCTGGCATTGCTTATCGCCGCCTATGTGCGGGTGGCGCGCCAGGCCACGGTACGCCATTTAATCTATGGCGCCTTCGATGCGCGTAATGCACAGAATGAGTCCCCGGTGTTTGATCTGACGCCGCTCGCGGCGCTACTCGACTGGACCACCGCGACGGACGCTTTTCTCAAGTACGGCCGCGCCGATGCGCTCCGTGATCTGGTTCAACAACGGGCGCATGAGCTTTCCACATCGAATCAACTGGCTCAATTGTTGCATCAATTGACCGCCGCCCTCCAGGCGTCGCGCCCGGCGGAAGTGATGCGAACCGCTTCGGCGCTGCCAGAGGCTCTCGCCGCCTTTGGCAACCCGGAGGGCGCGGACGCCGCGGCCCGTCCGTTGGGGTTGCTGCTCGGCACGATCGAGCAGGAGTACGGGCAAATGGCCCTCGCGCAACCGCACGCGCCCGACCTGGCCCGTGAGGTGATCGTCAAACAGCTCGAAATGATTGAGTGGTATGTGGCGAAGGGACTGTATGTTCAGGCGTTTACCCTCACCCGCGAGTGGCTCGTCTCGGTGGTGCTGGTCACTGCCGATGGCGGCCCCTACGACCTTTATAGTGAAAATGACCGGCAACTGGCCGAGGCCGCGGTCAATGGCCGTAATCGCACGCCAGGACATGCAGCGCTCCCGGTGCCGGCGCCTATCCTGAGCGCCGGTCAGCAGCCTGCCATACGCGATTTGTGGGGGAAATGTCGAGCCCTTCGCAACGATCTGGCCCACGCCGGGATGCGCCGAAATGCGGAGCGGGCCGAGCAGGTCGCGGAACGCGTCCGTGAAGTTTGCTCCAGGCTACGGCCAACATTGAAAGAGTTGGGATTTGAGGTTTAG